Proteins encoded together in one Undibacterium sp. CCC3.4 window:
- a CDS encoding lipid A biosynthesis acyltransferase — MWLLHFLPLPLLGRFGEAVGALLFILIRKRRHIALTNLRLCFPERSEAERLALARRHFQMYVRSVLERGILWWSSAARLRRLIQVEPGVPLATIAAGPTILMCPHFVNLDVAGVAVMLETSLCSIYTRQSNAVFDQALRRGRSRFRPVKLFARAEGVKPIIRALREGIPFFMLPDMDFGAKDAEFIPFFGVPAATLTALPRIAASTGARVVPVIATMLPNYRGWKVCFHPPWESYPGDDMTAATRAMNAFIESEVLKAPAEYFWAHKRFKTRPPGQDSVY, encoded by the coding sequence ATGTGGCTGCTGCATTTCTTGCCGCTGCCACTGCTCGGTCGTTTCGGTGAAGCGGTCGGGGCCTTGCTGTTTATTTTAATTCGTAAACGCCGCCATATCGCGCTGACCAATTTGCGCCTGTGTTTTCCAGAACGCAGCGAAGCGGAACGGCTGGCGCTGGCGCGTCGGCATTTCCAAATGTATGTGCGCAGCGTGCTGGAACGGGGGATTTTATGGTGGTCATCGGCAGCGCGTTTGCGTCGCTTGATACAGGTCGAACCAGGCGTACCGCTGGCCACCATCGCTGCCGGGCCGACGATACTGATGTGTCCGCACTTCGTCAACCTCGATGTGGCCGGTGTGGCGGTAATGTTGGAAACCTCGCTGTGCTCAATTTACACGCGCCAGAGTAATGCTGTGTTTGACCAAGCGCTGCGGCGCGGTCGTTCGCGTTTTCGTCCGGTGAAACTGTTTGCCCGCGCCGAAGGCGTCAAACCCATCATCCGTGCGCTGCGCGAGGGCATCCCCTTCTTCATGCTGCCGGATATGGATTTCGGTGCTAAAGATGCCGAATTCATTCCCTTTTTCGGCGTTCCTGCCGCCACCTTGACCGCCTTGCCGCGTATCGCCGCCAGCACCGGTGCACGCGTGGTACCGGTAATCGCCACCATGCTTCCCAATTATCGTGGTTGGAAAGTCTGCTTTCATCCGCCGTGGGAAAGTTATCCCGGTGACGATATGACGGCCGCTACGCGCGCCATGAATGCCTTCATCGAAAGCGAGGTCTTGAAGGCACCGGCCGAATATTTCTGGGCCCATAAGCGCTTCAAGACCCGCCCGCCGGGACAAGACAGCGTGTATTAA